A single genomic interval of Bradyrhizobium japonicum USDA 6 harbors:
- a CDS encoding RidA family protein: MSRRLISTGSPLEKTVGYSRAVIDGEFAFVAGTTGYDYTTMTMPSDVTSQSRNCFKTIEAALKEGGFEMADIVRATYYVTDASTIDAHFAVCGEVLGDIRPAATLLVVSALAKPEMKVEIEVTAKRRSA, from the coding sequence ATGTCCCGTCGCCTGATCTCCACCGGCTCTCCTCTCGAGAAGACCGTCGGCTACAGCCGCGCCGTGATCGACGGCGAGTTCGCCTTTGTCGCCGGAACCACCGGCTATGACTACACGACGATGACGATGCCATCCGATGTCACGAGCCAGTCACGCAACTGCTTCAAGACCATCGAAGCCGCCCTGAAGGAGGGCGGATTCGAGATGGCCGATATCGTCCGTGCGACCTACTACGTCACCGACGCCAGCACCATCGATGCCCACTTCGCCGTCTGCGGCGAGGTTCTCGGCGACATCAGGCCGGCTGCGACACTGCTCGTCGTCTCCGCCCTCGCCAAGCCCGAGATGAAGGTCGAGATCGAAGTCACCGCCAAGCGCCGCAGCGCCTGA